In the genome of Deltaproteobacteria bacterium, one region contains:
- a CDS encoding chemotaxis response regulator protein-glutamate methylesterase, producing MNLRVLVVDDTIMYRKVVGDILAAIPGVDVVGTANNGKIALSRMATLKPDLITLDVEMPIMNGLETLEAMQKEYPDIGVIMLSTLTKRGSDITMKALELGAFDFIAKPDAEAKQENVQYLRNALLPRIKAFEKRLELKTLLRQRSRVAATAPPVKPAPAIAPSRRTGKSKAVAIGISTGGPNALATMLPKLPRLGVPIFVVQHMPPLFTKSLAESLNAKCQYEVCEAEHNEAVLPDVIYIAPGGKQMKVASGVGGNKIIQITDDPPENNCKPAADYMFRSVAREYGALSTGVIMTGMGGDGALGLRVLKSFGAVTIGQDEESCVVYGMPKTAIEAGVVDVISPLGMIASEIVRTVR from the coding sequence ATGAATCTTCGTGTTTTGGTTGTCGATGACACGATCATGTACCGCAAGGTCGTGGGGGACATTTTAGCCGCCATCCCCGGAGTGGATGTCGTGGGCACGGCCAACAATGGCAAGATAGCCTTGAGTCGGATGGCCACGCTGAAACCGGATTTGATCACCCTGGACGTCGAAATGCCCATCATGAACGGGTTGGAGACACTGGAGGCGATGCAGAAGGAGTACCCCGACATCGGTGTGATCATGTTGTCCACATTGACCAAGCGCGGCAGCGACATCACCATGAAGGCGTTGGAGCTGGGGGCCTTTGATTTTATCGCCAAGCCGGACGCGGAGGCCAAACAGGAAAACGTGCAGTACCTGCGGAATGCGCTTTTGCCCAGGATCAAGGCCTTCGAAAAGCGGTTGGAGCTCAAGACCCTGTTGCGCCAACGCTCGCGGGTGGCCGCGACCGCGCCGCCCGTGAAGCCCGCTCCGGCCATCGCGCCGTCCCGCCGGACCGGCAAGTCCAAGGCCGTGGCCATTGGAATTTCCACGGGCGGTCCCAATGCCCTGGCCACCATGCTGCCCAAACTGCCCAGGCTTGGGGTGCCCATCTTCGTGGTTCAACACATGCCGCCGTTGTTCACGAAATCCTTGGCCGAGAGCCTCAACGCCAAGTGCCAGTACGAGGTCTGTGAAGCCGAACACAACGAAGCGGTGCTGCCCGATGTGATTTACATCGCGCCCGGCGGCAAGCAGATGAAGGTTGCGTCCGGAGTGGGCGGCAATAAGATCATTCAGATTACCGACGATCCACCCGAAAACAACTGCAAGCCGGCCGCTGATTATATGTTCCGGTCCGTGGCCCGGGAGTACGGAGCGTTGAGCACCGGCGTGATCATGACTGGAATGGGCGGCGATGGCGCCCTTGGGTTGCGTGTCCTGAAGAGCTTTGGGGCCGTCACCATCGGTCAGGACGAGGAATCATGCGTGGTTTATGGCATGCCCAAGACCGCCATCGAGGCCGGGGTGGTCGACGTGATCAGTCCGCTGGGGATGATTGCCTCGGAGATCGTCCGCACGGTGCGGTAG
- a CDS encoding anti-sigma factor antagonist encodes MSEIQQEGNAIIVRPGQDIVSTMVPGFKQELADVLAREPREIRLDMAGVEMMDSIGIGLLIAIHNSMRKNGGKLVVLNSTDNISKLFRSMRLDQHFQMSE; translated from the coding sequence ATGTCCGAAATACAGCAAGAAGGGAACGCGATTATTGTCAGGCCGGGCCAGGATATCGTTTCGACCATGGTGCCGGGGTTCAAGCAGGAACTGGCGGACGTGTTGGCCAGGGAACCTCGCGAGATTCGTCTGGACATGGCCGGCGTGGAGATGATGGATTCGATTGGCATCGGTTTGCTCATCGCCATCCACAACTCGATGCGCAAGAACGGGGGCAAGCTCGTGGTATTGAATTCCACCGACAATATATCCAAGCTGTTCCGATCCATGCGCCTTGACCAGCATTTTCAAATGAGCGAATGA
- a CDS encoding purine-binding chemotaxis protein CheW, whose translation MKPNATDKKGPVQLSCFFVGSALCGIDINVIQEMNKQMEMTKVPQAPEYVLGIMNLRGRIVTIIDLGRKLGLAPSKMTENSRIIIVNSRDENIGLLVDRITDVVTAKWEEVEPTPSNIKGVKGKYFQGVFKAAKDLVAILDVEEVLADDSL comes from the coding sequence ATGAAGCCAAACGCCACGGATAAAAAAGGCCCTGTGCAGCTGTCGTGTTTTTTTGTTGGATCGGCACTGTGCGGAATCGACATCAATGTCATCCAGGAAATGAACAAGCAGATGGAGATGACCAAGGTTCCCCAGGCCCCGGAATATGTTCTTGGGATCATGAACCTGCGCGGCCGGATCGTGACCATCATCGATCTGGGACGAAAATTGGGCCTGGCGCCGTCGAAAATGACCGAAAACAGCCGTATTATCATTGTCAATTCCAGGGATGAAAACATTGGATTGCTGGTGGACAGGATCACGGACGTGGTCACGGCCAAGTGGGAAGAGGTGGAGCCCACGCCATCCAATATCAAGGGCGTCAAGGGCAAGTATTTCCAGGGTGTGTTCAAGGCGGCCAAGGATTTGGTCGCCATCCTCGATGTCGAGGAAGTGCTGGCCGACGATTCCCTGTAG
- a CDS encoding hybrid sensor histidine kinase/response regulator, which yields MMMDDETLQMYVEEASEHLGDIENDLLTIEQAGADIDEELVNKVFRAAHSIKGGAGFLGLTKIKDLGHKIENVLDMIRNRELVPEPEVVNIVLLAFDKLRDMILNVAESNDAFIDDHITALTGVTSANLRPAEKSSVDRTVDIRTTSGRTVFTVPEFDLLQNRKGGKNLYLLEFDLIHDVHGKNKNPLELLRNMEASGVVLDLKVDMDAVGTLEDGIFSNRIPFFVLFGSIIEEDIMPALIDLDSEFITPLRIDPPTAIDVEDAPDFARELLASTPEAPNEDRTDALVSELLSGVAMTATETPPAGDANVGRSEPIAASGSKPEPTPEPRPKAVTPRKSEPGDDDVSPKVETKAAKTSLSQPETLRVHVSLLEDLMNLAGELVLSRNQLMQAISSNAIHQIEVAGQRIDLVTSELQETIMLTRMQTVGNIFNKFPRVVRDLARNLGKEIDLQLEGNDVELDKTIIEGLGDPLTHLVRNSADHGIELPDVRAAAGKPSTGTIILKAYHEAGQVIIEIVDDGQGLNTDKIVDKALSKGLITQDQAKGMTDKDRANLIFLPGLSTADKVTDVSGRGVGMDVVKSNLDQLGGQVDIETARGKGTTIRIKLPLTLAIIPSLLVSVSEERFAIPQVNVDELLRIPVAQIRERLEMVGDAEVLLLRGELIPLVYLTKVLGLGVESGSTSELVSRYLREDIASDQIEGGLADVNLVVVSAGQFRYGLVVDQLHDSVEIVVKPLGRHFKDCQGYAGATIMGDGHVALILDVAGLGRLGDLSATATRERAVQVPKDAETTATQDKHSLFMFRNTPHEHCAVPLDLVARVELIDAQEIEEVGGRRVIKYRGGTLPVFSLDQATNVAMLELTGELVVIVFVMAGHEIGLLATPPVDAVEVRVSIDTFTLKQPGISGSAVINGSTTLIVDIFELIETVQPEWFATRGGIEIPDDAGDVGVPHLLLVEDSDFFRNQVKKFIEDDGYTVEVAADGVLAWEMLDADPDRFDLIVTDIEMPNMDGFELSRLVRQDGRFVHTPIVALTSLAGDEDVAKGKAVGIDEYQIKLDKERLLQTIYDCLQRYAS from the coding sequence ATGATGATGGATGACGAAACTCTCCAAATGTACGTGGAGGAAGCCTCGGAACATCTCGGAGATATCGAAAACGACCTGCTCACGATTGAACAGGCTGGCGCCGACATTGACGAAGAGCTGGTGAACAAGGTTTTTCGCGCCGCGCATTCCATCAAGGGTGGAGCCGGATTTCTGGGCCTGACCAAGATCAAGGATTTGGGGCACAAGATCGAGAATGTTCTGGACATGATCCGTAACCGGGAATTGGTTCCGGAGCCGGAGGTGGTCAACATCGTCCTGCTGGCCTTCGACAAGCTGCGCGACATGATCCTCAACGTGGCCGAGAGCAACGACGCGTTTATCGACGACCATATCACGGCGCTGACCGGGGTCACCTCGGCCAACCTGCGCCCGGCGGAAAAAAGCTCCGTGGATCGCACGGTGGACATCCGGACCACAAGCGGACGGACCGTGTTCACGGTCCCGGAATTTGATCTGCTCCAAAACCGCAAGGGCGGGAAAAACTTGTACCTCCTGGAGTTCGATCTCATCCACGATGTCCACGGCAAGAACAAGAATCCGCTCGAACTGCTCAGGAACATGGAAGCCAGCGGCGTGGTGCTTGATTTGAAAGTGGACATGGACGCCGTGGGCACTCTCGAGGACGGGATTTTTTCCAACCGCATTCCGTTTTTCGTGTTGTTTGGGTCCATCATCGAAGAGGACATCATGCCGGCCCTCATCGATCTGGACAGCGAGTTCATCACGCCATTGCGGATCGACCCTCCCACGGCCATCGATGTCGAGGACGCTCCTGATTTCGCCCGGGAACTCCTGGCCTCGACGCCGGAGGCTCCGAACGAGGATCGTACCGACGCCTTGGTGTCCGAGCTTTTGAGCGGCGTGGCCATGACCGCGACCGAAACGCCGCCGGCCGGGGATGCAAACGTTGGGCGTTCCGAGCCCATTGCCGCCTCGGGGTCCAAGCCGGAGCCGACGCCGGAACCCCGGCCCAAGGCGGTCACGCCCCGGAAATCCGAGCCCGGGGACGACGACGTTTCGCCCAAGGTCGAAACCAAGGCGGCCAAGACGAGTCTGTCCCAGCCCGAAACCCTGCGCGTCCATGTCAGTTTGCTGGAAGATTTGATGAATCTGGCCGGCGAGCTGGTATTGAGCCGCAACCAGCTCATGCAGGCCATTTCCTCCAATGCCATCCATCAAATCGAGGTCGCGGGCCAGCGGATCGATCTGGTCACTTCGGAATTGCAGGAAACGATCATGCTCACCCGCATGCAGACAGTGGGCAATATTTTCAATAAATTTCCTCGTGTGGTCCGGGATTTGGCGCGGAATTTGGGCAAGGAAATCGATCTGCAACTGGAAGGCAACGATGTCGAGCTGGACAAGACCATCATCGAGGGGCTGGGCGACCCCCTGACCCATCTGGTGCGCAACTCGGCCGATCACGGCATCGAATTGCCGGATGTGCGTGCCGCCGCTGGCAAGCCCTCGACCGGCACCATCATTCTCAAGGCCTACCATGAAGCCGGTCAGGTCATCATCGAGATCGTCGACGACGGTCAGGGACTGAATACGGACAAAATCGTGGACAAGGCCCTGTCCAAGGGGCTCATCACCCAGGACCAAGCCAAGGGCATGACCGACAAGGATCGGGCCAATCTGATTTTTCTGCCAGGCCTGTCCACCGCCGACAAGGTGACCGACGTTTCCGGACGCGGCGTGGGCATGGACGTGGTCAAGTCCAATCTGGACCAGCTTGGCGGTCAGGTCGACATTGAAACCGCCCGTGGCAAGGGCACGACCATCCGTATCAAGCTGCCCCTGACCCTGGCCATCATTCCGAGTTTGCTTGTTTCCGTGAGCGAGGAGCGTTTCGCCATTCCCCAGGTCAACGTGGACGAATTGTTGCGCATTCCCGTGGCGCAGATTCGGGAGCGGCTTGAAATGGTCGGGGACGCCGAAGTGCTGCTGCTGCGTGGCGAATTGATTCCGCTGGTGTACCTGACCAAGGTCTTGGGGCTGGGCGTCGAGTCCGGATCGACGTCGGAATTGGTATCCAGGTATCTGCGCGAGGACATTGCCTCCGACCAGATCGAGGGAGGCTTGGCGGATGTGAATCTGGTCGTGGTTTCCGCCGGCCAGTTCAGGTATGGCCTAGTGGTGGATCAGTTGCATGATTCGGTGGAGATCGTGGTCAAGCCCCTGGGCCGGCATTTCAAGGATTGCCAGGGCTATGCCGGGGCGACCATCATGGGCGACGGGCATGTGGCCCTCATCCTTGACGTTGCCGGGTTGGGGCGGTTGGGCGACTTGAGCGCCACCGCGACGCGGGAACGCGCGGTCCAGGTGCCCAAGGATGCCGAGACCACGGCTACCCAGGACAAGCATTCCTTGTTCATGTTCCGGAACACCCCGCACGAGCATTGCGCCGTGCCCCTTGATCTGGTGGCGCGGGTCGAACTCATCGACGCCCAGGAGATCGAGGAAGTCGGTGGCCGGCGGGTCATCAAATACCGGGGCGGAACCCTGCCCGTTTTTTCCCTGGATCAGGCCACCAACGTCGCCATGCTCGAATTGACCGGCGAGCTGGTTGTCATTGTCTTTGTCATGGCCGGACACGAGATCGGCCTGCTGGCCACTCCGCCCGTGGACGCGGTGGAAGTGCGGGTGTCCATCGACACCTTCACCCTGAAGCAGCCGGGCATTTCGGGTTCGGCGGTCATCAATGGGAGCACCACGCTGATCGTGGATATATTCGAGCTGATCGAAACCGTGCAGCCGGAATGGTTCGCCACCCGTGGCGGCATTGAAATTCCCGATGACGCCGGTGATGTGGGCGTGCCGCATCTGCTTCTGGTCGAGGATTCGGATTTTTTCCGCAATCAGGTCAAGAAATTCATCGAGGATGACGGGTACACGGTGGAAGTCGCCGCCGACGGTGTCCTGGCCTGGGAGATGCTCGACGCCGATCCGGACCGCTTCGACCTGATCGTGACCGACATCGAAATGCCCAACATGGATGGCTTCGAGCTGTCCCGGCTTGTGCGTCAGGATGGACGTTTCGTGCATACACCCATCGTGGCCCTGACCTCCCTGGCCGGGGACGAGGACGTGGCCAAGGGCAAGGCAGTGGGGATCGACGAGTACCAGATCAAGCTGGATAAGGAACGTCTGCTGCAAACCATTTACGACTGTCTGCAACGCTACGCGAGCTAG
- a CDS encoding NfeD family protein — MGPQYWHWLVFGMVLIIAEVFIPSFTIFWFGLGAALVGGLLWILPGLTLTAQLLLWALFSALLTAFWFVVMKPRMVDKTRAGMSREALLGETGQVIRAPNGELRGMVRFSKPLLGSDEWSFICDEPVHIGDRVQIRDVSGNTLVVAPKPNK, encoded by the coding sequence ATGGGCCCACAGTATTGGCATTGGTTGGTATTCGGCATGGTCCTGATCATCGCCGAGGTCTTCATCCCCAGCTTCACCATTTTCTGGTTCGGCCTTGGCGCGGCCTTGGTGGGCGGGTTGCTCTGGATTCTGCCCGGCCTGACCCTGACCGCGCAGCTTTTGCTCTGGGCCTTGTTTTCGGCCCTGCTCACCGCCTTTTGGTTCGTGGTCATGAAACCGCGCATGGTGGACAAAACCCGGGCCGGCATGTCGCGGGAGGCCCTGCTGGGCGAGACCGGACAGGTCATCCGCGCCCCGAACGGAGAACTGCGCGGCATGGTGCGTTTTTCCAAGCCCCTGCTCGGTTCGGACGAATGGTCCTTCATCTGCGACGAGCCGGTCCACATTGGAGATCGCGTGCAAATCCGGGATGTTTCCGGCAACACTTT